The window GGAATAACAAAACACCTCGCCAGGGTTGGTGGCGAGGTGTCTGTGTATCGCAAACGAAGCTTAACGCTTAGAGAATTGTTCGCGCTTGCGGGCGGAACGCAAACCGTACTTCTTGCGCTCTTTCTCGCGCGGGTCGCGCTTGAGCAGCTCAGCCTTCTTCAAGACTGGGCGCAGATCAGCGTGAGCGGCCGTCAATGCTTTGGCGATGCCAAGCTTGATGGCGTCAACTTGACCAGCGAGACCGCCGCCTTTGACCAAGATGGTAACATCGTATTCCTTTTGCTTGCTGACGACAGCTAGTGGATCGGTTACTTCGGCGAGCAAGGTTTTGTTGCCATCCAAGTACTCAGCGGCTGCTTTACCGTTGATGGTGATGGTACCCTTGCCAGGAAGCAAGCGAACACTTGCTGAAGCGCTTTTGCGTCGTCCCAAGCCGTAGAAATAGGTATCAGTAGCCATATTACTTTACCTCAACTTTCTCTGGGGTTTGTGCTGTGTGAGCATGCTCGCTGCCAGCAAATACGCGCAGGCGCTTGAGGCGTTCTGCTTGCAATTTGTTCTTTGGCAACATACCTTTGACAGCTTCTTCAATAATTCGTTCTGGGTGGCGTTCACGCATTTCTTTGAACTGCGTTTCTTTGATGCCGCCTGGGAAACCACTGTGACGGTAGTAGTACTTGTCGGTTTCCTTGTAGCCAGTAACGACGGTGTTTGCAGCGTTGATAACCACGACGTAGTCGCCGCCGTCAACGTGCGGCGTGTAAGTTGGCTTGTATTTACCAGTCAAGTGCTTGGCAATTTCAGTTGCCAAACGTCCCAGTGGCAATTCGCTCGCGTCAAACAATACCCAGCGGCGAGAAACGTCAGATGGTTTTTGTGAATAAGTCTTCATCTTATTTCTCCTTCTTTGGCATTGGTTTGATATCGTCGACAAACTCGATGATTGCCATTTGCGCGCCGTCGCCAACACGTAGGCGTGTTCGTTCAACGCGAACGTGTCCGCTGGTGCGACCGCTCAGCTGTGGGGCAATTTCATCAACGAGCTTGTAGGCAGCAGCGCGAGTGCTGAGTGCTGCGATCACCTGGCGGCGGCTTGCCAAATCGCCTTTCTTCGCCTTGGTGATGATTTTTTCAATGTGGCGCTTCAGCTCTTTGGCTTTCGGCAAGGTGGTCTCGATTTTGCCGTGCTCGACCAGGCTGGTTGCCAGGCCCTTGAGCAAGGCTCGCCGTTGATCACGCTCACGGCCGAACTTGCGCCCTTGATATCCGTGTCTATGCATAGTTAAAACTCCAACTCCGCCATCTTGTCGCGTACTTCATCCAGCGCCTTTGAACCAAAGCCTTTCAATTCTCGCAAATCTTGCTCGGTCAACGTCACCAGGTCGCGAATCGTGCGGATTTCATTGTTAATCAGCGCGTTGGTGGTGCGGGCACTGAGGTTTAATTCTTCAATTGACATGTCAAGTTCCGAATCATCTGCCTCGTCGTTACCCAGCGCTGGCGCACCAGTTACCACAGTCGAGCCTGCCAGCGCGCTATATTGGCTGACGAGGATAGCCGCTGCTTCCTCAAAGGCTTCGCGCGGTGTCAATGTGCCGTCGGTCTCCACCGTCAGGGCGAGCTTCTCGAGGTTGGTCTCGTCGCCAACGCGTGTCGAGTCAACCTTGTAGCGAACGCGCAGCACTGGTGTAAAGATAGCGTCGAGCGCGATCATGTCGGAGTGCAACCGATTGGCACTCGACTCTTCAATCGTCTGATAGCCACGGCCAGCTTCTGCCACCAAGTCCATGATGACGGTCTTGTTCGGATCATCAATGGTAGCGATGATGTGGTCTGGGTTAACAACTTCTACTTCGCCGTTTGCTTGGATGTCGCCAGCGGTGATAACACCACCAGTTTTCTCCAGACGCAACTCAACTGGCTCGTCAGTGTGAACGCGGAGTCGCACACCCTTTAGGTTCAGCATGATGTCAACGACATCTTCTTTGACGCCCTCGACAGTGGTGAACTCGTGTGTCGCACCCTCGATACGAAAGGCAACGATCGCGCCACCGCGAATGCTCGAGAGCAAGACGCGGCGCATTGAGTTACCCAGCGTATTGCCATAGCCGGCGTGCATCGGCTCGATCAGAAAGGTTGCACTGGTCGCGGAAACATCATCAACGCTCGCGAGTGCTGGATTGTAAATTGCTTTTGCCATAATTCTTCCCTAACCCTTCTTTTATCGTGAGTAATACTCAACAATTAATTGCTCGTTGATATCAGCTTCTGCTTCCTCGCGCTTTGGCAAACCAGTCACTTCAATCTTCAACTTCTTGCTATCGCTCTTTAGCCAGCTCAGCGGGCCTTGGATTGAATTGTTGATCACGTTGTCAATTTGCGTAAAGTACTCAGATTTGGTGCTCTTTGGGCGAACGGTGATGACGTCGCCAGCTTTAACGCGAATCGATGGAATATCGACGCGGCGGCCGTTTAGCTCAAAGTGGCCGTGGCTGACTAGTTGGCGAGCAGCGCGGCGGCTAACAGCGAATCCAGAACGATAAACGACATTATCCAAGCGGCGCTCCAGCAACTTGAGCAGATTTTCGCCTGCCAAACCTTCTTGGGCGCGAGTTGCTTCGTTCATCAGCCGAGCAAATTGCTTTTCCACTAAACCATACAGGCGGCGAACTTTTTGCTTTTCGCGCAGCTGCGTGGCGTACAAGCTTGGCTTGCTATGTCGGCTGTGTGCGTGCTGACCTGGAATGCCAGATTTTCGTGCCAAAACTTTATGTGCTTTTGGATGAAGCGCATAACCTTCGCGGCGGCTTTGCTTGACAATCGGTGAATTATCTCGTGCCATAATTATGCCCTCCGTGCCTTTCGTGGACGGACACCGCCGTGAGGCACGCCAGTTACGTCCTTAATACTTTCTACTGAGATGTCGAAGGCGCCAATCGCACGAATAGCGGCGTCACGGCCCAAACCGACACCTTTGACGAAAACGTCAACTGATTTCAAACCATACTGAGTTTTCGCAGCTTCAGCAGCTTTCTCAGCAGCAACCTGTGAAGCATAGGCGGTGCCTTTTTTGCTACCACGGAAACCACATGCACCAGCTGATGAAGCGGTCAACACGTTACCTTTCTTGTCGGAAAAAGTAACGATGGTGTTGTTAAATGTTGCTTGAATATGCAGCTGACCAGCTGGGACTGATCGGCGCTGCTTCTTCTTGGTAGATTTTGCGTCTGCCATTTCTTAGTCCTTTCTTTAGGTCTTACTTGCTGCTTTTGGTTGTGTACCGCCCACGGCGATGGCGCGACCCTTGCGAGTTCGTGCATTCGTACGAGTCCGCTGTCCGCGTGTCGGCAGTCCTGCTTTATGGCGAAGACCGCGATAGGCGTTGATATCCTTCAAGCGCTTAATATTATTTGTCACCAAGCGCTGGAGATCACCTTCCACGGTGTATTCGCTGTCGATAATTTCGCGAATCTTGTTTTCTTCAGCCTCGGTGAGATCTTTCACCCGAGTGGTCGGCTCAATTTTAGCCGCCGCAAGGATGCTCGAAGCGTGCTTCGGCCCAATCCCATAAATATAGGTGAGCGCGATTTGCACCTGCTTCTCTGTTGGGATAACTACCCCAGCAATTCGAGCCATGCTTAACCCTGCCTTTGCTTGTTCTTAGGTTTTCGTTTGTTGATGACATACAGTCGGCCTTTGCGGCGCACTAGCTTGTCACCTTTCTTGGGATCTTTGTCGATCTTCTTGACACTTGCACGAACTTTCATAAAGTGCTCTGAAATCTCCCTTCCCGAGTAAACCCGAGATTATCGTTAGTATTATGACGAGCGCCGCGTGTTTCGAGCCACGTGCGCTGGTCGCTCCTCCTTGAGGCGAAAGACGATGCGACCCTTTGTGAGATCGTAAGGAGTCATCTCGACTTCCACCCTATCACCAGGCACCAGGCGGATATAATTCTTGCGCATCCGTCCCGAAATGTGCGCGATGATACTATGGCCATTCTCCAGTTCCACCCGAAATTGGGTATTAGGCAGTGCTTCCACCACCTTACCAATCATCTTGATGACTTCCTTTTGACTCGCCATAAGTTACAGTTGTCAATTATACCGTATCGCCTCGGCGATTACAAGAGGGACGAGCGTCGTTTTTTCGACTTTTTCTTGGTCAGTTCGTCTGGGTCAAAGTCGTCATAGGTAACCATCAGAGCGCGCGAGTTGAGCTGGCGCAGTGACTCAAGGCCGACCGAGACCACGATGAGCAGCCCGGTACCACCGATCGACAGGCGTGAGCCGCTAATCGCCGCCAGGTGATACATCAAATATTCAGCGACAAACGGCAAGATGGCAATTATGCCAAGGACGATTGAGCCGAACAAAATCAAGCGATTGACGGTGCGCATCAGATACTTTTCGGTTTGTTCACCGGGCCGAACACCCTCGATAAAGCCGCCCTGCTTTTGCAGATTCTCAGCAATTTCGTTGGCGTTAAAGACGATCCCGGTGTAGAAATAGGTAAAGGCAATAACCAGGAGGAAATACAGCGTCGGGTAAATGAATGCCTCCCAGGTGCTGCCGGTAAAGGAGCCCGGGTTGGGTGCCTGAAACCACGTGATCAGGGTGTTAGCAGTGTTTTGCAGGTTTGGATTGCCCGAGGCCTTCATGACCTGGCCGATAAATTGCGGCAAGCTGAGGAAGGCGACGGCAAAGATGACCGGGATGACGCCGGCAGCGATGAGCTTGACCGGCAGGATGCTCTTGATGCCGCCGTAGCTGGAGTTGCCGTGGATACGCTTGGCGTAATTGATGGTGATGACGCGCTGGGCTTCGTTAATTTTTACCAAGAAGTAGAGAACGATGAGCGAGGCGATAGCCATGATCACCACCAGCCAAAAGACAGTTGGATTCACCGGCAAGGTAAACCAGTTAAAGACATTCAGGCCGCCAGTCGAGGTGTTGCCGAGCGACGAAATGAGCGAACCAAGCATCTGCGGGATCTGGCTGATGATACCAGCGAAAATCAAGATAGAGATACCATTACCGATACCCTGCTCGGTAATCAATTCACCCAGCCACATGAGTAACACCGAACCGGCCGTCATTGCTGTCACGCCAACTGTCCACTCGAGCATCGTTGGATCGCTCAGTGTGGTCGTACCACCAGCTAGCACTGTCTGGCGCAAGAGGAATATAAAGGCGGTTGACTGGACGATAGCCAGTGGGATGGTTAGCCGCCGCGTCCACTGCTGGATCTTGCGCCTGCCTGATTCGCCGTCCTTGTGTAGCTCCTCGAGCTTTGGAATGGCCTTGGTGAGAAGCTGGGTGATGATACTAGCGGTAATGAATGGACTGAGCCCAACCAGCACGAGTGAAAAGCTCGCCAGCGCGCCACCCGAAAGCAAGTTCAAGAATCCACCGAGGTCGGTCTGCCCCAGTGCGGCCGCCAGTGCCGTCTTCATCTGTGTCGGATTCGCTAGCGGCACCGGAATATGCGCCAGCATTCGATACACCACAATAATCCCCACCACAATGGCCAGGCGTTTCTGCATATCTTTATTTTTCAGCGACCGGAAAATTATTCTCCAATTCATGTTTTAGCCCCTCATAGTCACTAACAATTCTTAACTCTGTCAATTATACATGACCGCGGCCGATATTTCCATACTAAAAACATAAAGCACATGCGCTATAATTGAAATAATTAACATAACGCAAGATTGAGGTGTCATATGCAACAGCAGCCCGAAACTCCAGTAACTCCATCGCCAATGCCGCAGCTAAGCCCAGAATTACCGCCACATTATCCGCCAAAGAAAAGTAAGCTATGGCTATGGATTATGCTGGCGATTGTCGGCGTGTTGGTGATAGTTGGGGTTATCATAACAATTATTATTGTGTCGAATAACTCCACTTCTTCAGCTGATACAACAACTTCACGTCAGCGAGCGACCAGGCCCGATAAGAATAATGACAATGAGGAGGATAAAGACAATCAGCAAGGCTCAGCTACAAAGGCCACAAAATGCCTAACGTCTGCGGATTTTCGAAGATCTGGCTATACGCACGTAAAGGATGGCTATTTTGTGTTAGAGGACGGTAGGTTTAAGTTTCGTAGCATTCTCTTTAAGCCAGATTCAACGCAGTACCAACGTGGAACTTCCAACGTTGAAATGGCTAAGCTAGGGGTGCTTTACAAATTTAATACTGACAAGCAATTTTCGATTGAGCTGGTCCCTAATGAGACGGGTGAGGGCTCAAAGCTGGCTTTGGAGCGTGCCAATAAGATTAAGCACGATTTGGTATCTAATGGAATTCCAGAGCGTAAGATTACTGTTTCTGAGCTAACGGTCGCCGATCATGACAATAGTGACGATACGGCCAACAGGCGTGTAACGATTTATTTCGTTGCACCGCAGAAATGTAGCGAAAAGTAGTCCGACTCACCAAGATAAAGGAAAATCCCCTTCTCTTACAAAGGGGATTTTCTAGTCGCTAAAGGAAATTATTTTTCCTTGGCTTCTTTCATGCTTTGGCGCAAAGGTGTAGCGACTTTCTCAAATGAGCCGCCAGCTTTTTCAATCGCTGTAACAACCGAAGCGGAAGCAGCTTGTACTTTCAAGTCAACCTTAGCTTTCAATTCACCGCGAGCGATCACCTTGACCGTATGGAACGGCGTGGCGATGTAGCCTTCGGTAAACAACAGCGCGTTGTCAACAGTTTTGCCGTCAAAGGTGTTCAAGTGGTCGAGATAGACTACCTGAGCTGGTGTGCGCAGACTCTTGAAACCGCGAGCCTTTGGTACGGCCTGAGCCAGTGGGCGCTGACCACCCTGGAACATGGCGCGAAGCTTTTTACCAGTGCGGGCGTTCTGACCTTTGGTACCACGACCAGCGGTTTTACCTTGACCAGCAGCGATACCGCGACCAACGCGCTTTTTATTCTTGTTTGCTGAGACTTGGAGATCGTTGTATTTCATTACTTAGCCTCCTTTTTAGCAGTCTTTTTGACTGGCTGAGCATTGAGCCATTCTTCGCGTGGAACCAATGATTTTAATGCTTCAATAGTTGCATAGGCGATGTTCACCTTGTTGGTTGAACCAAGCGACTTGGTCAATAGGTTGCGAACACCAGTTACACCGATGATTTGTCGGACAACACCACCAGCGATGATACCAGTACCAGGAGCAGCCGGCTTGATTAGCACTCGGGCGCCTGAGAACTTAACTTCGCTGTCGTGTGGAATGGTTTCGCCGCTCAGTGGCAAAGTGATCAAGTGCTTCTTGGCAACTGAGGTTGCCTTGGCAACAGCAGCTTGCACGTCGGCACCTTTGGCCACACCGACACCAACCTTATCCTTGCGGTTACCGACAACCACCAACGCCTTAAAGCGGAAACGGCGGCCACCTTTCACCACGCGGCTGACGCGGTCAATGTTGATGACCAATTCTTCAAACTCTTTTGGTGCGTCATCGCGCACATTTCGCCGGTCATCGCGGCGACCACCACGCGGACTGCGAGGCCGGCGGCCTTCTGCGCGTGGGGTAGTATTTGCAGCTTGTTCTGCCATACTAGAACTCCAATCCTTCTTGGCGCGCAGCATCAGCCAATGCTTTCAAGCGACCAGCGTACTGGCGGCCATTGCGGTCAAAGACTACTGCGCTAATGTTACTCTTCTTTGCTTTCTTGGCAATTTCAGTACCGATGGCAGCACATTTTTCGCTCATCGTACCTTTTGCTTTGGTGCCAACGGTGGTTGCGGCAGCCAATGTCTTGCCTGCGACGTCGTCGATCAGCTGAACACTAACGTGCATATTGCTGATGGTGACCGTCAGGCGTGGGCGCTCTGCAGTGCCTGAAACTTTCGCGCGAACGCGGTTTTTGCGAAGAGCTTGGTTGAGTAATTTCTTGTTCTCAGTCATGATTACTTACCTGTCTTTCCTGCTTTGCGCAAAATTTGCTCGTCGGCGTACTTGATACCCTTGCCCTTGTATGGCTCAGGCTTCTTCAGCGCGCGGATTTCCGCAGCGACTTGGCCGACTTGCTGTTTATTGATACCGCTGACGATGATAGTCATCTTTTCATTGGTAACGGTTATGCCTTCTGGGGCTTTGTATTTGACTGGGTGTGAAAATCCGAGCGCCATTTCCAGCTCGTTGTTGCTGGAACTCACGCGGAAACCGACACCATTGACCTCGAGGCGCTTTTCGTAACCTTTAGTCACGCCGATTACCATGTTGTTGATTAGCGCGCGCATCAGACCGTGCTGGGCGCGAGCAGTTTTGGACTCATCCTTCGGATGAACCGTGACTTGTCCGTCTTCGACTTTCACCTCAACCGCTGGCGTGATGAATTGTGTCAATTCACCTTTCGGGCCCTTTACGACCACGTCACCAGAGTCAACCGTGATTGTCACACCGGCCGGAATAACCACCGGCAGTTTTCCGATTCGACTCAGACTCATTACTCACCTTTCGTGTGATTTGATATTAACTCTGGTATTTTAGCATAGATTAGGGGTGAAATGCAAGGTATAAGCACGATTCAACTCTCGGGGACTTTGCCTACTTTTGAGGATCAGTCCCAGCGGCGTTTTTCAAGAGGTCGAACATACGGATGGCCTTAGTGCTGAGTCTCGAGACGGTTTCAATTTTTCCTCCGGCACCCATCAGTTCATCGCGCCATATTTGCTGACGCTCTTTCATATCTGCCTCTAGCCCGTAAAAGCTTTCCAATACCTTTTCTTCCAAACCGCCAATTTCCTGGATAGATATTGTATCAGTTGTAATCTGGATACCCGCTTCATTCAGCTGATCGGAGAGTTCCTCGTTCACAGATTCTGTTAGACCCGATAATACACGTGCAGCCCTCCTAAGTCCGTCAATTGTTTTGGCGGTAGCGGGCTGTGCGTCATTGTAGCCGACAATTCCATGCTCGTAGCTGCGCCCCATTCCCTTACATTTGAACTGACTGAGAGGCATTCCCTCCAGATAGGTGCCGAAGGTTAAATCATATGTAGCGCTATCTCTATCGTGACTCACATCTGCTGACGAACCTGCTACTAGATTAAATTCGCGCACCTCCTTGAGTTCTTCTTTGAGAAGCCTGTATAGGTCATATTGCTTAGCATCTAAGCCTTTGAATACAAGATCATGCTGACCATCTGCACAATAATGGGCGAAGGTATTCTGAAGTGATAGCATATGCTCCGTCGGATCACCATTGATCACATCCAGCTCACGATAAGCTTCGCCTATGGTTGAAAAATCCTCCGAAAGGCCGTATGGTCGAATTTTCTTGGAGTCAAATACCGTTTGCCATAATTCAGTCCGTTTCTGGAAAAGATCATCATAATAGCCATGGATGGCATTCATTTGATCTGGCGTCAGCATCTTGATGTTTAATCCTGGACCCAATGTATTCACGATAGCAGCGGCACTGAGACGATTTGTCGTATCAGTATGATCAATTGGTCTTTGATTTATCTCAAGACGGCTGCCTTTGTTGTTTGGTTGTGCTAACTCGTGCATATTTTACGCTCCCAAAGAGTAAAACTCCTCTTTTAATACAAATCATATAGTTTCTAAATTATACTATAGTTGTGCCGTATGTCAACATATACAACGCTACTTCTCTTTCACCTCGCACCAGCCGTTGTTACCATTAGGATAGCAGGTGATATCAAGATCCTTACCGGTAAATTTTGTAAAGCCAGAATAGCTTACTGTACCCCAATCCTTCTTCGTTCCAGCACAACCAACGGAAACTTTTATTTTTTCGCCGATCACACCCACCATGTCTTTAGTGTCAACGACCGACTGGTCGCTAGTTGGATTAGTCTCCACCCAGTCCGATTTTATTTTCCCGTTTGTTCTCTCTACCCACGCACCGACAAACTTCTCGCCGTTGGCACAGGTAATTTGCCCGCCGACGGTGATGATGTCTCCCTCTTTAGGCGTAGTCTTTGTCGGACGCGAGGTTGGTTCTGACGGGGACGGCGTCACAGTTTCGGTGACGCGTACGGTTTGTGTTGCTCGTGGCGTCTCGGTCGTTTGCGGATGCCTGTTCGTCGTGGTCACGGTAACAGTCGCTGGGGCTGGCTTGGCGTCCAATCCCGACAGGCCACAGCCAGAGGCAAACAGTGCCACTACGCCCATAAGGCTAGCTAGCGGTCGGCGTAAAACGTTACCAATTTTTCCGCTGATAGTGGATTCTGGGGATTCATGAGTCATGGTTATTCCTTTCTTGTGGTTGATTATCTGGATCGTCCGATATTATTACGCTATAAACATGCTCTGCAAGACCGGCCGCAGCAACCTCAACAAGTGTATCTCCACTATATTCGTGACCCTGTTTATATATATTACGAATTTCCTGCTCTAACCTTTTTCCGACCCTACGCCCTAGCCTCTTCTGACCGGTATTCCTGGTCTGCTGAAGCTTCAACTGCCCTACTTTTTGTTTTTGTACTAGCCCAGCACGTTTTGCATTTAGTCTATCTATCGTCTGATCAATGCCGTCCATCTCATGAGTAGACTCTAGTCCACGGCGTATTGTTTTTAGTCTAGCAATACTATCGTCAATCTCACGCATCTCACGGGCAATATCATCTATCTCCCGCCGTATTGTCCTCTCCCTATTCACCTCGTCAAGTAATACATTAATTGATGATGAACTACTAGGAGTGTATTCCCCTGTGTCGCATACCTTCTCTGTCATTACTTTGGCATTATACCATAAAAGTACTTTGCTAGCAAGCAAAACACTCTCCTAAGGCAATGGATCTCAACGAGACAATGACCAACATTGATGCCGGCCGCATTACTCACCTGTATACTCTCGGTTGCCCTGCTGTCTACGTTGCTGAGATCGTAACTCGTCCGCATAAAACAGCGGCGAGTATAACATACACTACTCCTGCTCGCGCTTTGCTAATTGCACCTGTGTCCCAGCCAGCATATCCCCGAGGTGTCGCCGGTCGCGGCGTATGGTACCCATCAAGAACATAATGACCAACAGAATACAGGAGATAAGTGACAATACGATACTCATTGTGTCGAACTCAGTGTACACTCCGTGAATGACAGCCATATGGCCAATTTGCCAAGGGAGAAATTTGATACCATTACGAACGAAGCTGCGGCTAACGCTTTTATGTACAAAATAAATCTCTAGCCCGGCGGTGCGCTTGCCGATGCTACCGCTCTTGAAGTCAAGATGGGTAAATAGTGCGACGACAACCAAAACTGACGCAAACGTAGCGATGAGTTGACTGTGCAACTCAGAAAAGGTCGGGATACCACCAAGCGTCATAAAGTAACAGGCCATTGACACGGCAAAAAGACAGAGCAGATAAGCGCTGATGACTAGCCAATCAATACATAGTTCTTTAATACGAGTGGCAAATGGGATGG is drawn from Candidatus Saccharibacteria bacterium oral taxon 488 and contains these coding sequences:
- the rpsI gene encoding 30S ribosomal protein S9, with translation MATDTYFYGLGRRKSASASVRLLPGKGTITINGKAAAEYLDGNKTLLAEVTDPLAVVSKQKEYDVTILVKGGGLAGQVDAIKLGIAKALTAAHADLRPVLKKAELLKRDPREKERKKYGLRSARKREQFSKR
- a CDS encoding 50S ribosomal protein L17 gives rise to the protein MHRHGYQGRKFGRERDQRRALLKGLATSLVEHGKIETTLPKAKELKRHIEKIITKAKKGDLASRRQVIAALSTRAAAYKLVDEIAPQLSGRTSGHVRVERTRLRVGDGAQMAIIEFVDDIKPMPKKEK
- the infA gene encoding translation initiation factor IF-1, with the translated sequence MASQKEVIKMIGKVVEALPNTQFRVELENGHSIIAHISGRMRKNYIRLVPGDRVEVEMTPYDLTKGRIVFRLKEERPAHVARNTRRSS
- a CDS encoding RDD family protein; its protein translation is MRDDNPIPFATRIKELCIDWLVISAYLLCLFAVSMACYFMTLGGIPTFSELHSQLIATFASVLVVVALFTHLDFKSGSIGKRTAGLEIYFVHKSVSRSFVRNGIKFLPWQIGHMAVIHGVYTEFDTMSIVLSLISCILLVIMFLMGTIRRDRRHLGDMLAGTQVQLAKREQE
- the rpsD gene encoding 30S ribosomal protein S4; protein product: MARDNSPIVKQSRREGYALHPKAHKVLARKSGIPGQHAHSRHSKPSLYATQLREKQKVRRLYGLVEKQFARLMNEATRAQEGLAGENLLKLLERRLDNVVYRSGFAVSRRAARQLVSHGHFELNGRRVDIPSIRVKAGDVITVRPKSTKSEYFTQIDNVINNSIQGPLSWLKSDSKKLKIEVTGLPKREEAEADINEQLIVEYYSR
- a CDS encoding 50S ribosomal protein L6, which encodes MSRIGKLPVVIPAGVTITVDSGDVVVKGPKGELTQFITPAVEVKVEDGQVTVHPKDESKTARAQHGLMRALINNMVIGVTKGYEKRLEVNGVGFRVSSSNNELEMALGFSHPVKYKAPEGITVTNEKMTIIVSGINKQQVGQVAAEIRALKKPEPYKGKGIKYADEQILRKAGKTGK
- the rplM gene encoding 50S ribosomal protein L13 → MKTYSQKPSDVSRRWVLFDASELPLGRLATEIAKHLTGKYKPTYTPHVDGGDYVVVINAANTVVTGYKETDKYYYRHSGFPGGIKETQFKEMRERHPERIIEEAVKGMLPKNKLQAERLKRLRVFAGSEHAHTAQTPEKVEVK
- a CDS encoding 50S ribosomal protein L18, with product MTENKKLLNQALRKNRVRAKVSGTAERPRLTVTISNMHVSVQLIDDVAGKTLAAATTVGTKAKGTMSEKCAAIGTEIAKKAKKSNISAVVFDRNGRQYAGRLKALADAARQEGLEF
- a CDS encoding 50S ribosomal protein L36 → MKVRASVKKIDKDPKKGDKLVRRKGRLYVINKRKPKNKQRQG
- the rpsK gene encoding 30S ribosomal protein S11, coding for MADAKSTKKKQRRSVPAGQLHIQATFNNTIVTFSDKKGNVLTASSAGACGFRGSKKGTAYASQVAAEKAAEAAKTQYGLKSVDVFVKGVGLGRDAAIRAIGAFDISVESIKDVTGVPHGGVRPRKARRA
- the secY gene encoding preprotein translocase subunit SecY → MNWRIIFRSLKNKDMQKRLAIVVGIIVVYRMLAHIPVPLANPTQMKTALAAALGQTDLGGFLNLLSGGALASFSLVLVGLSPFITASIITQLLTKAIPKLEELHKDGESGRRKIQQWTRRLTIPLAIVQSTAFIFLLRQTVLAGGTTTLSDPTMLEWTVGVTAMTAGSVLLMWLGELITEQGIGNGISILIFAGIISQIPQMLGSLISSLGNTSTGGLNVFNWFTLPVNPTVFWLVVIMAIASLIVLYFLVKINEAQRVITINYAKRIHGNSSYGGIKSILPVKLIAAGVIPVIFAVAFLSLPQFIGQVMKASGNPNLQNTANTLITWFQAPNPGSFTGSTWEAFIYPTLYFLLVIAFTYFYTGIVFNANEIAENLQKQGGFIEGVRPGEQTEKYLMRTVNRLILFGSIVLGIIAILPFVAEYLMYHLAAISGSRLSIGGTGLLIVVSVGLESLRQLNSRALMVTYDDFDPDELTKKKSKKRRSSLL
- the rplO gene encoding 50S ribosomal protein L15, encoding MKYNDLQVSANKNKKRVGRGIAAGQGKTAGRGTKGQNARTGKKLRAMFQGGQRPLAQAVPKARGFKSLRTPAQVVYLDHLNTFDGKTVDNALLFTEGYIATPFHTVKVIARGELKAKVDLKVQAASASVVTAIEKAGGSFEKVATPLRQSMKEAKEK
- a CDS encoding DNA-directed RNA polymerase subunit alpha, which gives rise to MAKAIYNPALASVDDVSATSATFLIEPMHAGYGNTLGNSMRRVLLSSIRGGAIVAFRIEGATHEFTTVEGVKEDVVDIMLNLKGVRLRVHTDEPVELRLEKTGGVITAGDIQANGEVEVVNPDHIIATIDDPNKTVIMDLVAEAGRGYQTIEESSANRLHSDMIALDAIFTPVLRVRYKVDSTRVGDETNLEKLALTVETDGTLTPREAFEEAAAILVSQYSALAGSTVVTGAPALGNDEADDSELDMSIEELNLSARTTNALINNEIRTIRDLVTLTEQDLRELKGFGSKALDEVRDKMAELEF
- a CDS encoding 30S ribosomal protein S5; the protein is MAEQAANTTPRAEGRRPRSPRGGRRDDRRNVRDDAPKEFEELVINIDRVSRVVKGGRRFRFKALVVVGNRKDKVGVGVAKGADVQAAVAKATSVAKKHLITLPLSGETIPHDSEVKFSGARVLIKPAAPGTGIIAGGVVRQIIGVTGVRNLLTKSLGSTNKVNIAYATIEALKSLVPREEWLNAQPVKKTAKKEAK
- the rpsM gene encoding 30S ribosomal protein S13, coding for MARIAGVVIPTEKQVQIALTYIYGIGPKHASSILAAAKIEPTTRVKDLTEAEENKIREIIDSEYTVEGDLQRLVTNNIKRLKDINAYRGLRHKAGLPTRGQRTRTNARTRKGRAIAVGGTQPKAASKT